The following proteins come from a genomic window of Salinicoccus sp. RF5:
- a CDS encoding DASS family sodium-coupled anion symporter: MNLISRFSNAVWGDHNQTKDIFLFTQLRRRKKENIELPRQKKSYTKSQFVGLILGPLAFLLVMFVLPLEGLSSPGRAVLAFAAWLAIWWILEAMPLGITSLLPLALMPVLTPVDSGTVASAYGDPLIFLFLGGFTIALAMEKWNLHERIALTIISMVGASLSGLILGFALATGFLSMWVSNMATIMLMIPIGTAIIAKVAELMKQDGVHTEDEENKFTKSIIFAIGFGGTIGGSATLIGTPTNLILASMTGELLGYEIPFGTFLLFAFPLTAILMVVFIMYLTKVAYPMKVKTISKGKEFVLERKAELGKASFEEKVVLAIFIFTAFMWLTRTFIWTDIIPGINDTMIAMISAMLLFLIPSKNKKGTRILESDTLAKMPWGVLLLVGGGLALATGFTGTDLADWMGGQLMNLESAPLIIIIAVSALLSILMTQMAPNTATVTILLPITAALATAINVHPLPIMAATALGAGFAFMLPIGTPSNALIYATGKITIVDMLRKGTWLTMAAVVLIVIFVYYIMPFMFGIDKFSA, translated from the coding sequence ATGAACTTGATTTCCAGATTCAGCAATGCAGTGTGGGGGGACCACAACCAGACTAAGGACATTTTTCTGTTCACCCAACTGAGAAGAAGAAAGAAAGAAAATATTGAATTACCACGCCAGAAAAAGTCCTACACTAAAAGTCAGTTCGTCGGGCTCATACTTGGACCACTAGCTTTTCTGCTGGTGATGTTCGTCCTTCCTCTTGAAGGATTATCCTCCCCTGGACGTGCTGTGCTGGCGTTTGCCGCCTGGCTTGCAATATGGTGGATTCTCGAGGCCATGCCTCTTGGCATCACTTCCTTGCTGCCCTTGGCACTCATGCCTGTACTTACACCCGTAGACAGTGGAACGGTCGCTTCCGCTTATGGCGATCCGCTCATTTTCCTGTTCCTGGGTGGTTTCACAATCGCGCTTGCAATGGAGAAATGGAATCTTCATGAACGTATCGCCCTCACCATCATCAGCATGGTGGGCGCAAGCCTTTCCGGACTGATACTCGGCTTCGCACTGGCGACAGGTTTCCTATCAATGTGGGTATCAAATATGGCAACGATCATGCTGATGATTCCTATAGGTACCGCCATCATTGCCAAAGTTGCAGAACTGATGAAGCAGGATGGTGTGCATACTGAAGATGAGGAAAATAAGTTCACGAAATCCATCATCTTTGCCATTGGCTTTGGAGGAACAATCGGAGGTAGTGCCACACTCATAGGCACCCCTACAAATCTGATCCTCGCCAGTATGACAGGAGAACTGCTCGGCTATGAAATCCCATTTGGGACTTTTCTCCTCTTCGCCTTTCCACTGACTGCCATCCTTATGGTGGTATTCATCATGTATCTGACGAAAGTCGCATATCCGATGAAAGTCAAGACAATCAGTAAAGGGAAAGAGTTCGTGTTGGAGAGGAAAGCGGAGCTTGGCAAAGCTTCTTTTGAAGAAAAGGTCGTACTGGCCATCTTCATCTTCACGGCATTCATGTGGTTGACGCGGACATTCATATGGACTGACATCATACCTGGAATAAATGACACGATGATTGCCATGATATCAGCCATGCTTCTGTTCCTTATCCCTTCGAAAAATAAAAAAGGAACACGGATACTCGAGTCGGATACACTCGCAAAAATGCCATGGGGAGTCCTGCTTCTGGTCGGAGGTGGTCTTGCACTCGCTACAGGGTTTACAGGGACGGACCTTGCCGACTGGATGGGTGGTCAACTGATGAATCTTGAAAGTGCTCCGCTCATAATCATCATCGCCGTCAGTGCCCTGCTCAGCATCCTGATGACACAGATGGCACCGAACACAGCGACTGTGACCATCCTGCTGCCCATCACTGCCGCCCTTGCAACAGCAATCAACGTCCATCCGCTGCCCATCATGGCAGCGACAGCCCTTGGAGCTGGCTTTGCATTCATGCTTCCAATAGGAACCCCTTCAAATGCACTTATTTATGCAACAGGAAAAATCACCATCGTAGACATGCTGCGCAAAGGCACATGGTTGACTATGGCAGCAGTGGTGCTCATCGTCATCTTCGTCTACTATATAATGCCATTCATGTTCGGGATTGATAAATTTTCTGCATAG
- the uxaC gene encoding glucuronate isomerase: MIDKDFLLTTETAKWLYHDVAKDLPIIDYHNHLNPKEIYDNENYRSITEVWLGGDHYKWRAMRAAGIDEERITGDADEKAKFDAFAETVPQLFGNQLLHWTQLELKTFFGISDLLSPKSADAIYEKANDMLKGEALKPRSILESQKVKFLGTTDDPTDDLEYHRRIREDDTIDVQVSPSFRPDKAIAIDTPDYREWLGKLEAAADGKIDTYDKFMDALYSRIEFFNDMGCRASDHGINEMFYAEAEAEAVGAIFDKVIREESLSEDEVAQFKTYTLVQLAKKYNEYGWVMQLHIGPLRNNNSRMFKELGPDSGFDSINDQLVAQPLSRFLDRIDQEDALPKTILYTLNPRDNIIMATMAGNFQGGGIPGKVQFGTAWWFNDNYEGMREQMKTLANAGVFKNFIGMLTDSRSMLSFTRHEYFRRILCELLGEWVESGMVPDDRELLKEYVEGICYYNAKRYFGLESE, translated from the coding sequence ATGATCGACAAGGATTTCCTGCTTACTACAGAGACCGCAAAGTGGCTGTATCATGATGTGGCCAAAGACCTGCCCATCATCGATTATCACAACCACCTCAACCCGAAAGAAATCTATGACAATGAGAACTACCGTTCCATTACCGAAGTATGGCTCGGTGGAGACCATTACAAATGGCGCGCCATGCGGGCAGCCGGCATCGACGAGGAAAGGATAACAGGGGATGCGGACGAGAAGGCCAAGTTCGATGCATTCGCAGAAACAGTACCCCAGCTCTTCGGGAATCAGCTGCTGCACTGGACGCAGCTTGAGCTTAAGACATTCTTCGGCATCAGCGACCTGCTGTCGCCAAAGAGTGCCGATGCGATCTATGAAAAGGCGAATGATATGCTGAAAGGGGAGGCGCTGAAGCCGAGAAGCATACTGGAGAGCCAGAAAGTGAAGTTCCTCGGCACGACGGACGACCCGACGGATGACCTGGAATACCACAGGCGCATCAGGGAGGATGATACGATAGATGTGCAGGTGTCACCTTCCTTCAGGCCTGACAAAGCCATCGCCATCGATACACCGGACTACAGGGAATGGCTTGGGAAGCTGGAAGCTGCGGCAGATGGCAAGATAGACACCTACGATAAGTTCATGGATGCATTGTACAGCCGCATCGAATTCTTCAATGATATGGGATGCCGGGCATCGGACCACGGCATCAATGAAATGTTCTATGCCGAGGCGGAAGCGGAAGCGGTTGGAGCAATCTTCGATAAGGTCATCAGGGAAGAGTCTCTTTCAGAAGATGAAGTGGCGCAGTTCAAGACATATACCCTCGTCCAGCTTGCGAAGAAGTACAATGAATACGGCTGGGTGATGCAGCTGCACATCGGGCCGCTCAGAAACAACAACTCCCGCATGTTCAAAGAACTCGGACCAGACAGTGGATTCGATTCCATCAACGACCAGCTTGTGGCACAGCCGCTTTCCAGATTCCTGGATCGCATCGATCAGGAGGATGCACTTCCGAAGACGATACTATACACACTGAATCCGCGGGATAACATCATCATGGCAACGATGGCCGGAAACTTCCAGGGCGGCGGCATTCCAGGGAAGGTGCAGTTCGGTACGGCATGGTGGTTCAACGACAACTATGAAGGTATGCGGGAGCAGATGAAGACGCTGGCAAATGCGGGTGTGTTCAAAAATTTCATCGGCATGCTGACGGATTCAAGGAGCATGCTGAGCTTCACACGCCACGAATACTTCAGAAGAATCCTGTGCGAACTGCTTGGAGAGTGGGTGGAGTCGGGCATGGTGCCTGACGACCGTGAGCTTCTCAAGGAGTATGTCGAAGGTATATGCTACTACAATGCGAAAAGATATTTTGGACTTGAAAGTGAATAA
- a CDS encoding TRAP transporter small permease, translating to MKKAKRIVDTVILAFASVAIISMTLLSIWQVIARYILNNPSTMSEEIIRYTLIWFTLLAAAYVFGKNKHIAILFVRERMGWNTQVALTYLAQIAILLTAAIVFIYGGIRITMLTAPQIAPATGISMGFVYAALPVSGVVTLFYTIYNIMNIERVAKKENEDVKSL from the coding sequence ATGAAGAAAGCTAAACGTATAGTGGATACCGTCATCCTCGCTTTCGCAAGTGTTGCGATCATTTCCATGACACTGCTCTCGATCTGGCAGGTCATCGCGAGATATATATTGAACAACCCGAGCACGATGAGTGAAGAGATCATCAGGTACACATTGATATGGTTCACACTCCTCGCTGCAGCCTATGTCTTCGGTAAAAATAAACACATCGCGATCCTGTTCGTCCGGGAAAGGATGGGCTGGAATACGCAAGTGGCATTGACATACCTGGCACAGATTGCGATTCTGCTTACGGCAGCGATTGTCTTCATCTACGGCGGCATCCGCATCACAATGCTTACGGCTCCGCAGATCGCACCAGCCACAGGCATATCCATGGGCTTCGTCTATGCGGCGCTGCCGGTTTCTGGGGTGGTCACGCTGTTCTATACGATATATAACATCATGAACATTGAAAGAGTTGCGAAAAAAGAGAATGAGGATGTGAAAAGTCTATGA
- a CDS encoding muconate cycloisomerase family protein: MSNISKVDIHICDLPTIRPHKLAMTTITTQAIVIGLITDSEGRQGISEVATIGGASYGESTVEAIKANIDAYITPHLIGRNPQNFNRIMNDISKQVRGNNFAKCVIEAALIDLAAKQLEVPAYTLIGGKIHDGLPLAWTLASGDTSKDIEEAKEMLHQKRHNIFKLKIGGGDPDQNVHHVGEIIKAVGKESRITVDINQAWDEYTALKQIKALEEMGVSMIEQPLPTWNYEGMARLTERFDVSILADEAATSLEDTYRLIKQRAGDAIALKPAKHGGVLATQKIAGIAEASGIGLYGGTMIESSLGNAIAATVYSTIPELKFGTEIFGPLLYRDRLTTEDIEVKDFKIHIPDEIGFGVTLDMEKLEHYKR; this comes from the coding sequence ATGAGTAATATTTCAAAAGTGGACATACATATCTGTGATTTGCCTACCATAAGGCCACATAAGCTTGCGATGACAACCATCACTACCCAAGCCATCGTTATTGGTCTCATCACTGACAGTGAGGGAAGGCAGGGGATTTCGGAAGTCGCTACCATTGGTGGAGCTTCCTATGGGGAAAGCACTGTAGAGGCGATAAAGGCAAATATTGACGCCTACATCACCCCGCATCTCATCGGCAGAAACCCACAAAACTTCAATCGGATCATGAATGACATTTCAAAACAGGTCAGAGGAAATAACTTCGCTAAATGTGTCATAGAAGCCGCATTGATCGACCTTGCAGCCAAACAATTGGAAGTGCCTGCCTATACTCTTATAGGCGGTAAAATTCATGACGGCCTCCCTCTTGCCTGGACACTGGCCAGTGGGGATACATCCAAAGATATCGAAGAAGCAAAAGAGATGCTTCACCAGAAACGGCATAACATTTTCAAACTGAAGATTGGCGGCGGTGACCCAGATCAAAATGTTCATCATGTCGGAGAAATCATCAAAGCAGTAGGGAAAGAATCACGAATTACCGTAGACATCAACCAAGCATGGGATGAATACACGGCATTGAAGCAAATAAAAGCTCTGGAGGAAATGGGCGTTTCCATGATTGAACAGCCCCTTCCCACCTGGAACTACGAGGGGATGGCCAGATTGACCGAACGGTTTGATGTCTCCATCTTGGCTGATGAAGCAGCGACTTCGTTGGAAGATACCTATCGTCTGATCAAGCAACGAGCTGGAGACGCCATTGCTTTGAAGCCTGCCAAGCACGGCGGGGTGCTTGCCACTCAAAAGATTGCCGGTATAGCCGAAGCTTCCGGCATCGGCCTGTACGGCGGCACCATGATTGAATCTTCTCTTGGCAATGCCATCGCGGCAACCGTCTACTCTACCATTCCTGAACTCAAATTCGGCACTGAAATATTCGGCCCTCTTCTATACAGGGACCGCCTTACGACAGAAGATATAGAAGTCAAAGATTTCAAAATCCATATTCCTGATGAAATTGGGTTCGGAGTCACACTTGATATGGAAAAACTGGAACATTATAAACGATAA
- a CDS encoding TRAP transporter substrate-binding protein, which yields MRKYFVLFVSVSILLLLGACSNASSAAGDGHNMILAHNHPTDHPVHKSLEKFKEEVEERSDGEMTMTLYANGQLGDEREVIELTQTGAVDVTKVSAGALESFRPEYSIFGLPYLFEDTDEFKEKMSDPEITDVIYNSSEDIGFVGLTYFDAGSRSLYTRDRVVENTEDMSGLKVRVQPSATSVAMIDALGGTPTPMAYGEVYTSLQSGIIDAAENNLTSLVSSKHGEVADHWMYTEHAIVPDMLIMNKHRLDRMTEAQRQIIHDSAEAANAFHEVVWNEATEAAAEEAQNEMGVEFHEVDKSSFIESVQPLHDEMKADETMGPIYELFKGGDSDEES from the coding sequence ATGAGAAAATATTTTGTGCTTTTTGTAAGCGTATCCATCCTCCTCCTGCTTGGTGCATGCTCCAATGCATCGTCTGCAGCCGGAGATGGGCACAACATGATACTTGCGCATAATCATCCTACGGACCACCCGGTACATAAATCCCTGGAGAAATTCAAGGAGGAAGTGGAAGAGCGGTCCGACGGGGAGATGACTATGACGCTCTATGCGAATGGACAGCTTGGGGATGAGCGCGAGGTCATCGAGCTGACGCAGACGGGTGCAGTGGATGTCACGAAAGTCAGCGCGGGGGCGCTTGAGAGCTTCCGTCCCGAGTACTCGATCTTCGGTCTGCCTTACCTCTTTGAAGATACGGATGAGTTCAAGGAGAAGATGTCGGATCCTGAAATTACGGATGTTATCTACAATTCTTCTGAAGATATCGGATTCGTCGGCCTTACATACTTCGATGCGGGCAGCCGGAGTCTCTATACAAGGGACCGCGTCGTCGAGAATACGGAGGATATGTCCGGGCTCAAGGTGCGCGTGCAGCCAAGTGCCACAAGTGTGGCGATGATTGATGCACTCGGTGGAACGCCGACGCCTATGGCATATGGAGAAGTGTATACATCACTCCAGTCGGGCATCATTGATGCAGCCGAGAACAACCTGACTTCCCTTGTCAGCTCGAAGCACGGGGAAGTGGCTGACCACTGGATGTATACAGAGCATGCGATTGTCCCGGATATGCTCATCATGAACAAGCATAGACTGGACCGTATGACTGAAGCACAGCGCCAGATCATCCATGATTCTGCGGAGGCTGCGAATGCCTTCCACGAAGTCGTATGGAATGAAGCGACTGAGGCGGCAGCGGAAGAGGCGCAGAATGAAATGGGTGTAGAGTTCCATGAGGTGGACAAGTCCTCCTTCATCGAATCTGTCCAGCCGCTCCATGACGAAATGAAGGCAGACGAGACGATGGGGCCGATCTATGAACTGTTCAAGGGAGGAGATTCTGATGAAGAAAGCTAA
- a CDS encoding TRAP transporter large permease has translation MSLTVLSGIVIFGLLLLFLAIGFPIAISILLSSLFTLMLIMPFDTTILTGAQRLVTEMDSFTMLAVPLFVLAGIIMNNGGIAFKLINFAKVLVGRMPGSLAHTNVVGNMLFGSIAGSSVASAAAMGRIMTPMQLNSGYDRKYAAAVNIASAPAGLIIPPTSILIVYSLVSGGTSIAALFMAGYIPGILWGFATMIVAYVLAKKYKYPVSDKIAWRDKLYLTLDAIPSLLLIVIVIGGIVAGIFTATEGAAVAVVYATILSMIYRNLKIREIPNILRETVEITGMILLLITVSGLFSLVMSYTGLPNAISSSLLSLTDNTIIILLLMTVILLVIGTFMDITPAVLIFTPIFLPIAMDMGIDPIHFGIIITFNLCIGNITPPVGSALFVGASVADIRIEKVVPVLIPFFIVLFIMLLIVTFTPVLSMFLPELFNLT, from the coding sequence ATGAGTTTGACAGTACTATCGGGAATCGTAATCTTCGGATTGCTGCTTCTGTTCCTGGCAATCGGCTTCCCGATCGCCATTTCCATCCTGCTGAGTTCGCTCTTTACACTCATGCTCATCATGCCATTCGATACGACGATACTTACCGGTGCCCAGCGCCTCGTCACCGAGATGGACAGTTTCACGATGCTCGCTGTACCTTTGTTCGTGCTTGCAGGCATCATCATGAACAACGGGGGCATCGCATTCAAGCTGATCAACTTCGCCAAAGTGCTCGTCGGCAGGATGCCGGGGTCATTGGCACATACGAATGTTGTCGGCAATATGCTTTTCGGTTCGATCGCAGGGTCCAGCGTGGCCTCTGCTGCGGCCATGGGACGCATCATGACGCCGATGCAGCTGAACAGCGGCTATGACCGCAAATATGCAGCGGCGGTCAACATCGCATCCGCACCTGCGGGACTGATCATTCCACCGACGTCCATACTGATCGTCTACTCGCTCGTCAGTGGCGGCACATCCATCGCTGCCCTCTTCATGGCCGGATACATTCCGGGCATCCTCTGGGGATTCGCGACAATGATCGTCGCCTATGTACTGGCGAAGAAATACAAGTATCCGGTTTCCGATAAGATCGCCTGGCGCGACAAGTTGTACCTTACACTCGATGCGATTCCGAGCCTGCTGCTCATCGTCATCGTCATCGGCGGCATCGTGGCCGGCATCTTCACAGCAACGGAAGGCGCAGCGGTGGCTGTGGTCTACGCTACAATACTCTCGATGATCTACAGGAACCTGAAGATCAGGGAAATTCCGAACATACTCAGGGAGACGGTCGAAATCACCGGGATGATCCTGCTGCTGATCACCGTTTCAGGACTCTTCTCACTGGTCATGTCCTATACAGGGCTGCCGAACGCCATCAGCAGTTCCCTGCTGTCCCTGACGGATAATACGATCATCATCCTGCTTCTCATGACGGTCATCCTGCTCGTCATCGGAACATTCATGGACATCACGCCGGCGGTGCTGATATTTACACCGATCTTCCTGCCGATTGCGATGGATATGGGCATCGATCCGATCCACTTCGGCATCATCATCACGTTCAACCTGTGCATCGGCAACATCACACCGCCTGTCGGATCTGCATTGTTCGTCGGCGCGAGTGTGGCAGACATACGGATAGAAAAGGTCGTACCGGTCCTGATCCCATTCTTCATCGTACTGTTCATCATGCTGCTGATCGTGACGTTTACGCCGGTTCTGAGCATGTTCCTGCCGGAACTGTTCAACCTGACATAA